A single genomic interval of Ramlibacter pinisoli harbors:
- a CDS encoding GreA/GreB family elongation factor yields the protein MAAVFAPERILTQIDYVRITRLLNAERAAGSADALDELLALSELVASPAVRPDVVTMYSQVVVSDEASSTRRMICLCYPADADPPAGFISVLAPMGTALLGLRIGDVARWTGPGGESHAVRIVEMLFQPEASGDYTS from the coding sequence ATGGCCGCCGTTTTCGCGCCCGAGCGCATCCTTACCCAGATCGACTATGTCCGCATCACGCGGCTCCTGAATGCCGAGCGCGCCGCCGGCAGCGCGGACGCGCTCGACGAACTGCTCGCACTTAGCGAGCTGGTCGCTTCGCCCGCAGTCCGCCCCGACGTCGTGACGATGTACAGCCAGGTCGTCGTCTCCGACGAAGCGAGCAGCACGCGCAGGATGATTTGCCTGTGCTATCCCGCCGACGCGGATCCGCCGGCAGGATTCATCTCCGTCCTGGCGCCCATGGGCACCGCGCTCCTGGGCCTGCGCATCGGTGACGTCGCGCGATGGACCGGACCTGGCGGCGAGTCGCATGCCGTCCGCATCGTCGAGATGCTGTTCCAGCCGGAAGCCTCCGGCGACTACACCTCGTGA
- a CDS encoding YbaN family protein has product MRQGKQLLLKVVAVTCLVLGVIGVFVPVMPTVPFILAAAWAASRSSPRLNAWLEGHQRYGPMIRNWREGGIVGRSAKWAATTTMLVSVLFILIAVPNRWIAGLSGACMGCVLLWLWRRPER; this is encoded by the coding sequence ATGCGTCAAGGCAAACAGCTGTTGCTGAAAGTGGTTGCCGTCACCTGCCTCGTGCTGGGCGTGATCGGCGTGTTCGTGCCCGTTATGCCCACGGTGCCCTTCATCCTGGCCGCAGCTTGGGCTGCGTCCCGCAGTTCGCCGAGGCTGAATGCCTGGCTGGAAGGACACCAGCGGTACGGACCGATGATCCGGAACTGGCGTGAAGGCGGCATAGTGGGCCGCTCCGCGAAATGGGCTGCGACGACGACGATGCTCGTCAGTGTCCTGTTCATCCTGATTGCCGTCCCCAACCGTTGGATCGCCGGGCTGTCCGGCGCCTGCATGGGATGCGTGCTGCTTTGGCTGTGGCGGCGGCCCGAACGTTGA
- a CDS encoding adenylate/guanylate cyclase domain-containing protein, translating into MAELQQDVRFCTSSDGTSIAYATMGSGLPLVRPAHFLTHLEFDLESPVMQPWLVELSRHNMLLRYDGRGTGLSSRDPPEISFETAIADLEAVVDGAGVDRFALFGCSQGCATSIAYAARHPERVTRLVVYGGYARGFLKRNPTEQQRRELQALLDLMKVGWGRENPAYRQIFTSQFIPDASAKQAAWFNEQERMSATPECAVRLLESWGAIDVSDLARQIKCPTLVLHLRQDMRTPVDEGRLVASLIPGARFVSVEGRNHVLLKGEACFGKVFSALQDFVNPGLRSTEITPAASSADLKQRLVAILAADVAGYSRLMARNELGTLNALDRARSIFNTLIELNQGRVVDMAGDSLLAVFDTANGALGAAIQAQRALASRPGSPEDDRMSFRIGVHIGDIIEKLDGTVYGDGVNVAARLQGLAEPGGIMVSDLIYSVVRGDMKAALVDAGVHAVKNIAHPIPAFRVRMTPGIGAQ; encoded by the coding sequence ATGGCCGAACTCCAGCAGGACGTTCGTTTTTGTACGAGCAGCGATGGCACCAGCATCGCTTACGCGACCATGGGCAGCGGACTCCCGCTCGTCAGACCAGCCCACTTCCTCACGCACCTGGAGTTCGATCTCGAGAGCCCGGTCATGCAGCCCTGGCTCGTCGAGCTCAGCAGGCACAACATGCTGCTGCGGTACGACGGCCGCGGAACCGGACTTTCCAGTCGAGACCCTCCCGAAATCTCCTTCGAGACCGCAATTGCGGATCTCGAGGCGGTGGTGGATGGGGCCGGCGTGGATCGCTTCGCACTCTTTGGGTGTTCACAGGGATGTGCAACGTCGATCGCGTATGCGGCGCGGCATCCTGAACGAGTCACCCGTCTCGTCGTCTATGGCGGATACGCGCGCGGGTTCCTGAAGCGCAATCCGACGGAGCAACAGCGCCGCGAACTCCAGGCATTGCTCGATCTGATGAAGGTCGGGTGGGGTCGCGAGAACCCGGCTTACCGTCAGATCTTCACGTCGCAGTTCATTCCCGACGCGAGCGCCAAGCAGGCCGCCTGGTTCAATGAGCAGGAGCGCATGTCGGCCACACCAGAGTGTGCGGTCCGCCTGCTCGAGTCTTGGGGAGCGATCGATGTCTCCGATCTTGCACGGCAAATCAAGTGCCCGACCCTCGTCCTTCACCTGCGCCAGGACATGCGTACTCCAGTGGATGAAGGGCGCCTGGTGGCAAGCCTGATTCCGGGTGCGCGGTTCGTCTCCGTCGAAGGGCGCAATCATGTGTTGCTCAAGGGCGAGGCCTGTTTCGGCAAGGTGTTCTCGGCTCTGCAGGACTTCGTGAACCCCGGCCTGAGATCGACTGAAATCACGCCGGCGGCCTCAAGCGCAGATCTCAAGCAACGGCTCGTCGCGATCCTTGCGGCAGACGTCGCTGGCTATTCGCGGCTGATGGCGCGGAATGAACTCGGGACCCTGAACGCGCTGGATCGCGCGCGCAGCATCTTCAACACCCTGATTGAATTGAACCAGGGTCGCGTCGTCGACATGGCAGGGGATTCGCTTCTTGCCGTCTTCGACACAGCGAACGGCGCGCTTGGCGCCGCCATCCAGGCGCAGCGCGCACTCGCTTCCAGACCAGGGAGCCCCGAGGATGACCGGATGAGTTTCCGGATCGGCGTCCATATCGGGGACATCATCGAGAAGCTCGACGGCACCGTCTACGGGGACGGCGTCAACGTGGCGGCCAGACTGCAGGGTCTTGCCGAGCCCGGGGGCATCATGGTGTCCGACCTGATCTATTCCGTGGTTCGCGGCGACATGAAGGCAGCCCTTGTCGACGCCGGCGTTCACGCGGTCAAGAACATTGCGCATCCGATTCCCGCGTTTCGGGTGCGCATGACGCCCGGCATCGGCGCGCAGTGA
- a CDS encoding cation-translocating P-type ATPase, with product MNPGISLQDPSTAEIAAVICALDTDVEQGLSASEAARRLAADGPNELRAAPAVPTWQRILAHFQNPLVYLLLAAIGVSLVAWWIEGRVHAPVDSIVIAMVVVVNATLGYLQEAKAQSAVAALARMTAVTSAVMRDGQLHRIPSAQIVRGDLLVLGEGDAVGADARLVQVASLRVQEASLTGESMAVLKDASTLSAPAALGDRLDMVFGGTAIVQGTGRAVVTATGMQSEMGQIAHLLEATEEERTPLQDEVARVGRMLGVAVVVIALVVMATIVLVSGVRGASLITVLLLGVSLAVAAVPEGLPAILSVVLALGVQRMAGRKAIVKDLSSVETLGSASVICSDKTGTLTRSEMTIERVMTASGGARVSGVGYTPQGRVEHEHGDDERALAEMIVVLSGGSLAGNADLRQTDARIWEIQGDPTEAAFLVAERKLGVSARRARRFDRVREIPFTSERKMMSTIEVDHEHGDALVLISKGAPDVLLGRCSRVRSGMDVIAMDDLWRDRILAGVDRLSDAALRTLAVAYRPLKPGEDGGDDAALERDLIFAGTVGIIDPPREEAAVAIREARRAGLRVIMITGDHPRTAARIASDLGIVEPGAQALTGLELDKLDDKGFAQAVRSTSVYARVAPQHKLRIVDALQADGHVVAMTGDGVNDAPALKSADIGVAMGVTGTEVTKQAARMILADDNFATIVDAVREGRVIFDNIRKFLRYLLSSNMGEVLTVFLGVVLAGSIGLADASADAVVLPLLATQILWINLITDSGPALAMGIDPPTHDVMARQPRRLTDRIIDTRMWAEVMIAGVVMASVTLLALDLYLPGGLIEGTRDLDNARTAAFTVLVLAQLFNCFAARSETTSAFEHLFVNPWLWCTVGLSVLLQVAVVHVDFLNIAFGTVALTADQWLTCVALASVVLWESELRKRVLQATRK from the coding sequence ATGAATCCAGGAATCTCTCTCCAGGATCCTTCTACGGCGGAGATCGCCGCGGTGATCTGCGCGCTCGACACCGACGTGGAGCAGGGACTCAGTGCCAGTGAGGCCGCCCGCCGACTAGCCGCTGACGGCCCCAACGAACTCCGTGCCGCGCCGGCTGTGCCGACCTGGCAGCGGATCCTGGCGCATTTCCAGAACCCGCTGGTGTACCTGCTGCTGGCCGCGATTGGAGTCTCGCTTGTCGCCTGGTGGATCGAGGGACGCGTCCACGCCCCAGTGGACTCCATCGTCATCGCGATGGTCGTGGTCGTGAACGCGACGCTCGGCTACTTGCAGGAAGCCAAGGCCCAGAGTGCGGTGGCCGCGCTCGCCCGGATGACCGCGGTGACCTCCGCAGTGATGCGCGATGGCCAACTGCACCGCATACCCAGCGCACAGATCGTCCGGGGGGACCTGCTGGTTCTCGGGGAAGGCGACGCGGTGGGCGCCGATGCGCGCTTGGTCCAGGTCGCGTCCCTGCGTGTGCAAGAAGCCTCGCTGACCGGCGAAAGCATGGCCGTACTCAAAGATGCGTCCACCCTATCCGCCCCGGCCGCGCTCGGGGACCGGCTCGACATGGTGTTCGGGGGAACAGCCATCGTGCAGGGCACCGGCCGCGCGGTCGTCACCGCGACGGGGATGCAGAGCGAAATGGGCCAGATCGCCCACCTGCTCGAGGCGACCGAAGAGGAGCGCACGCCGCTGCAGGACGAGGTGGCGCGCGTCGGGCGCATGCTCGGGGTCGCCGTTGTGGTGATCGCACTCGTGGTGATGGCCACCATCGTGCTCGTCTCCGGCGTTCGCGGCGCCTCCCTCATCACCGTGCTGCTGCTAGGAGTGTCGCTCGCGGTGGCGGCCGTTCCCGAAGGCCTGCCCGCGATCCTGTCGGTCGTGCTGGCACTGGGCGTGCAGCGCATGGCCGGGCGCAAGGCCATTGTGAAGGACCTCTCGTCAGTGGAGACCCTGGGATCGGCTTCGGTGATCTGCTCGGACAAGACGGGCACCCTGACCCGGTCAGAAATGACCATCGAGCGCGTGATGACCGCGTCGGGCGGCGCTCGCGTGAGCGGAGTGGGCTACACGCCGCAGGGCCGGGTCGAGCACGAGCACGGCGATGACGAGCGCGCACTGGCCGAGATGATCGTGGTGCTCAGCGGCGGCAGCCTGGCTGGCAACGCCGACCTGCGGCAGACGGATGCGAGGATCTGGGAGATCCAGGGCGATCCGACGGAGGCGGCGTTCCTGGTTGCGGAGCGCAAGCTCGGCGTGTCCGCGCGGCGAGCGCGGCGTTTTGACCGGGTCCGCGAAATTCCTTTCACCTCCGAACGCAAGATGATGTCCACGATCGAGGTGGACCACGAGCACGGCGACGCGCTGGTGCTCATCAGCAAGGGGGCACCCGACGTCCTGCTCGGTCGCTGCTCGCGGGTGAGGAGCGGCATGGACGTGATCGCCATGGACGATTTGTGGCGCGATCGAATCCTGGCCGGCGTAGACAGGCTCTCAGATGCGGCATTGCGTACGCTGGCCGTCGCCTATCGGCCGCTCAAGCCGGGCGAGGACGGCGGAGACGACGCGGCGCTGGAGCGCGACCTCATCTTTGCCGGCACGGTGGGCATCATCGATCCTCCTCGCGAAGAGGCCGCCGTTGCGATCCGGGAGGCGCGTCGTGCGGGACTGCGGGTGATCATGATCACGGGGGATCATCCGCGCACCGCCGCGCGCATCGCATCGGACCTCGGTATCGTCGAGCCGGGGGCGCAGGCGCTCACCGGGCTGGAGCTCGACAAGTTGGATGACAAGGGCTTCGCGCAGGCCGTGCGCTCTACGTCGGTCTACGCGCGCGTCGCGCCCCAGCACAAGCTGCGCATCGTGGATGCGCTGCAGGCCGACGGGCACGTCGTTGCAATGACCGGCGACGGCGTGAACGACGCGCCGGCGCTGAAGTCGGCCGACATAGGTGTCGCGATGGGCGTCACGGGCACTGAGGTCACCAAGCAGGCGGCGAGGATGATCCTCGCCGACGACAACTTCGCAACGATCGTCGATGCGGTGCGCGAAGGGCGCGTCATCTTCGACAACATCCGCAAGTTCCTGCGTTACTTGCTCTCGTCGAACATGGGCGAGGTGCTGACCGTGTTCCTCGGGGTGGTGCTCGCCGGCTCGATCGGCTTGGCTGATGCCAGCGCGGATGCGGTCGTCCTTCCGCTGCTCGCCACGCAGATCCTGTGGATCAACCTCATCACCGACTCCGGGCCTGCGCTCGCAATGGGCATCGATCCGCCGACCCATGACGTCATGGCGCGTCAGCCGCGTCGCCTGACCGACCGGATCATCGATACCCGCATGTGGGCTGAGGTGATGATCGCCGGGGTGGTGATGGCCTCCGTCACGCTGCTGGCGCTCGACCTATACCTGCCCGGTGGCCTGATCGAAGGCACCCGCGATCTCGACAACGCGCGCACCGCGGCGTTCACCGTGCTCGTGCTGGCGCAGCTCTTCAACTGCTTCGCGGCCCGTTCGGAGACGACAAGCGCCTTCGAGCATCTGTTTGTGAACCCCTGGCTCTGGTGCACGGTGGGCCTGTCAGTGCTGCTGCAGGTCGCCGTCGTCCATGTAGATTTTCTCAACATCGCCTTCGGCACCGTGGCGCTCACGGCCGATCAGTGGCTGACCTGCGTCGCGTTGGCCAGCGTCGTCCTGTGGGAAAGCGAGCTACGCAAGCGGGTGTTGCAAGCCACGCGCAAGTGA
- a CDS encoding DASS family sodium-coupled anion symporter, producing the protein MLAKLIAMLRYFEEAVPFRLVPALVTTAVLVILLLVPTPEGLKPNAWTLVAIFLTTIVAIILKVMPIGVMALMAIVIVSLAQVTSNSSKDAVADALSSFDSPLIWLIVAAVLISRGLKKTGLGSRLGLIFISMLGKRTIGIGYGLAICDLLLAPFTPSNTARGGGIVHPIMKSISSSFQSDPETGTEGKVGTYLALVNYHANTISSGMFITATAPNPLVVDYVAKATNMKLQLSWTDWALCMLVPGLLCMLLMPALIYLLSPPQLKATPDAIGYARSALERMGPVSPKEKVMIGTFALLLLLWANVPAMIFGNALTLDPTVVAFVGLFILIITGTIDWDDVLSEKSAWDTLIWFGALVMLAEQLNKLGVIKWFSEGMKDMIVASGMGWGAIAAVLALALVYSHYLFASTTAHISAMFLAFVTVGAQLIPPEYLAPFMLMMVASSTIMMTLTHYATGTSPIVFGSGYVTLGNWWRVGFVMSVVELIIYAVVGVAWWKVLGYW; encoded by the coding sequence ATGCTAGCCAAACTGATTGCCATGCTCCGCTACTTCGAAGAGGCGGTGCCCTTCCGGCTGGTGCCGGCGCTGGTCACGACGGCAGTACTGGTCATCCTGCTGCTGGTGCCCACGCCGGAGGGACTCAAGCCCAACGCCTGGACGCTGGTCGCGATCTTCCTGACCACGATCGTGGCGATCATCCTGAAGGTGATGCCCATCGGGGTGATGGCCTTGATGGCCATCGTGATCGTCTCGCTGGCGCAGGTGACGTCGAATTCTTCCAAGGACGCGGTCGCCGATGCGCTCAGCAGTTTCGACAGTCCGCTCATCTGGCTGATCGTCGCCGCGGTGCTGATCTCGCGCGGGCTGAAGAAGACCGGCCTGGGCAGTCGCCTAGGCCTGATCTTCATCTCGATGCTGGGCAAGCGCACCATCGGCATCGGTTACGGCCTGGCCATCTGCGACCTGCTGCTGGCCCCGTTCACGCCGAGCAACACCGCGCGGGGCGGCGGCATCGTGCACCCGATCATGAAATCCATCTCCAGTTCCTTCCAGTCGGATCCGGAGACGGGCACCGAGGGCAAGGTCGGCACCTACTTGGCGCTGGTCAACTACCACGCCAACACGATCTCGTCCGGGATGTTCATCACCGCCACCGCGCCGAATCCCCTGGTCGTGGACTACGTGGCCAAGGCCACCAACATGAAGCTGCAACTGTCGTGGACGGACTGGGCGCTGTGCATGCTGGTGCCCGGGCTCCTGTGCATGCTCCTGATGCCTGCGCTCATCTACTTGCTGTCCCCGCCGCAGTTAAAGGCGACGCCAGATGCGATAGGCTATGCGCGCAGCGCACTGGAGCGCATGGGCCCGGTGTCCCCGAAGGAGAAAGTCATGATCGGGACGTTCGCGCTGCTGCTGCTGCTGTGGGCCAACGTACCGGCGATGATCTTCGGGAATGCGTTGACACTGGATCCAACGGTGGTCGCCTTCGTCGGCTTGTTCATCCTGATCATCACCGGCACGATCGACTGGGACGACGTGCTGTCGGAAAAGAGCGCCTGGGATACGCTGATCTGGTTCGGCGCCCTGGTGATGCTGGCCGAACAGCTGAACAAGCTCGGGGTCATCAAGTGGTTCTCCGAAGGCATGAAGGACATGATCGTCGCGAGCGGAATGGGCTGGGGCGCCATCGCCGCGGTGCTGGCGCTGGCCTTGGTCTATTCGCACTACCTGTTCGCCAGCACGACGGCGCACATCAGCGCCATGTTCCTCGCTTTTGTGACGGTCGGTGCCCAGCTGATTCCACCCGAGTACCTGGCGCCCTTCATGCTCATGATGGTGGCCAGTTCGACCATCATGATGACGCTGACGCACTATGCGACCGGGACCTCGCCTATCGTCTTCGGCAGTGGCTATGTCACGCTGGGCAACTGGTGGCGCGTGGGCTTCGTGATGAGCGTGGTCGAGCTGATCATCTATGCCGTGGTCGGAGTCGCCTGGTGGAAAGTGCTGGGTTACTGGTGA
- a CDS encoding trypsin-like serine peptidase, with protein MALQHKQAGLAKRARGRAGADGTFMPCTRRPAQPDFDIFAQNRPRSYFHARAMQCLLRACTDDTLPAEWPARPLCGGVQGSRRVRLALACVALLQAAVTHAHVYGIDRRVQRDADTLPYRAVGTLVEPRTGSGGTAFLVGRCHVVSAHHVPYAAGAWRDPANLWSLARRARFQARPQPGKARVFASTTIATVVDAGRFTEDDFAGAAGDWAILRLDNCLGDRYGWLRVDRYTTPESLPGKTLTSIGYPRSRARRPGVTVETDCRARDFGPAPGIFGVDCAFENGMSGGPLLARQPDGTWRVVGVISQSLGTGSPTRYSMANRNQAVHVSAFRKALDRALGAETRRTAPAAKRP; from the coding sequence ATGGCCTTGCAGCACAAGCAAGCCGGACTCGCCAAGCGGGCTCGAGGGCGCGCCGGCGCCGACGGGACTTTCATGCCGTGCACACGACGACCGGCGCAGCCCGATTTCGATATCTTCGCGCAGAATCGGCCTCGATCCTACTTTCACGCGCGTGCCATGCAATGCCTGCTTCGGGCCTGCACCGACGACACCCTGCCCGCCGAGTGGCCCGCGAGGCCGCTGTGCGGCGGCGTGCAGGGGTCTAGGCGCGTGCGGCTCGCGTTGGCCTGCGTCGCGTTGCTGCAGGCAGCCGTTACCCACGCCCATGTCTACGGAATCGACCGCCGCGTGCAACGCGACGCCGACACGCTGCCGTACCGGGCGGTCGGCACGCTCGTCGAGCCGCGCACGGGCAGCGGCGGCACGGCTTTCCTCGTCGGGCGCTGCCATGTCGTCAGCGCGCACCACGTACCGTACGCCGCCGGCGCGTGGCGCGACCCGGCGAACCTGTGGAGCTTAGCCCGGCGGGCGCGCTTCCAGGCCCGCCCGCAGCCGGGCAAGGCACGGGTGTTCGCGTCGACCACGATCGCGACCGTCGTCGACGCCGGGCGCTTCACCGAAGACGATTTCGCCGGCGCCGCGGGCGACTGGGCGATCCTGCGCCTCGACAACTGCCTCGGCGACCGCTACGGCTGGCTGCGCGTCGACCGCTACACGACGCCGGAAAGCCTGCCCGGCAAGACGCTGACGAGCATTGGCTACCCCCGCTCGCGCGCTCGCCGGCCCGGCGTGACCGTCGAGACCGATTGCCGGGCACGCGACTTCGGCCCCGCGCCCGGCATCTTCGGCGTCGACTGCGCGTTCGAGAATGGCATGTCGGGCGGGCCGCTGCTCGCGCGCCAGCCCGACGGCACGTGGCGCGTGGTCGGCGTGATCTCGCAGTCGCTGGGCACCGGGTCTCCGACCAGGTACTCGATGGCGAACCGCAACCAGGCGGTGCACGTCTCAGCATTCCGCAAGGCACTGGACCGCGCGCTCGGCGCCGAGACGCGGCGGACGGCGCCGGCGGCAAAGCGGCCCTGA